One window from the genome of Nocardioides panaciterrulae encodes:
- a CDS encoding Ig-like domain-containing protein, which translates to MARRLLLALSALLCLGSALLGVQFSGATWTDTSVYHADVAAARDWTPPTVSVAAPGAVLTGSVTITATADDSRSAVASVVVQYALDGSMIWQTLSGCTTTGSHPTTVSCPWDTTGVGDGTYQLQAIATDSAGNAATSAPVTTSVANKVGVALTRLPSAVRGSVTVTGALVNPVAPTSLTLQYRSGSGAWTPLCTSATSPISCTWNTTGPGIADGTYDVRVVAGTGQTDTQTGIVVDNKAPTGSLTVPTGPLSGTVTLSANGSDAGSGVTSVKIQYQASDGSWVDCGTGTASASCSLDTTKLSDGPHDFRAVVTDAAGNTTVQGPVSRTVVNGTATVSITSPAANASLDGTVNVTGTYSSPNGVQSAKLEYQAAPGGAWQTVCAPTASPFACAWNTTSLANGSYNLRATVTPTYGAAVTSTVAVKVLHPFSNVAISSPTGGTVTGPVAITGPVSSSGTISKVVVTATPTGTTGGTALTACTATNPTNGGNFSCTWATGSVPGGSNIVYGTYQLTATMTDVNGTKTSNSVTVLVDNIVASVVLGDLPANIKGTSQTLTATATSNAGISGVRFQGTSNGTTTTLCTATLSGGIWSCPWNISGITYGAYDVQAVMTTNVGARVVSSAPKSTAVDNRTLAGGAVTITNGPGGADKIINNGDKIAFTYSGLVDPSSIMSGLTYNGGPLGVTVTMDRSGNGVSMHVNANVGDLLVDASPPYISGSTVLTFSGSTLSATKGTVNGYPVTVITLTLGVPSSNGEGSKDTPTITWTPPAVTDMFGVPCDQTPKPGNGSF; encoded by the coding sequence ATGGCTCGTCGTCTGCTCCTCGCCCTCAGCGCGCTGCTCTGCCTGGGCAGCGCGCTGCTGGGCGTGCAGTTCTCGGGGGCGACCTGGACCGACACCAGCGTCTACCACGCGGACGTCGCCGCGGCGAGGGACTGGACGCCGCCGACCGTCTCGGTGGCCGCCCCCGGGGCGGTCCTCACCGGCTCGGTGACGATCACCGCGACGGCCGACGACAGCCGATCGGCCGTCGCGAGCGTCGTCGTGCAGTACGCCCTCGACGGCAGCATGATCTGGCAGACCCTCAGCGGCTGCACCACCACCGGCAGCCACCCCACCACCGTCAGCTGTCCGTGGGACACGACGGGCGTGGGGGACGGTACCTACCAGCTGCAGGCGATCGCGACCGACTCCGCCGGCAACGCCGCGACCTCGGCGCCGGTCACCACCTCGGTCGCCAACAAGGTCGGGGTCGCGCTGACCCGCCTCCCGAGCGCGGTCCGCGGCTCGGTCACGGTCACCGGCGCCCTGGTCAACCCCGTCGCGCCGACCTCCCTGACCTTGCAGTACCGCTCGGGCAGCGGTGCCTGGACGCCGCTCTGCACCTCGGCCACCAGCCCGATCTCGTGCACCTGGAACACCACCGGGCCCGGCATCGCTGACGGCACGTACGACGTCCGCGTGGTCGCCGGCACCGGCCAGACCGACACCCAGACCGGCATCGTCGTCGACAACAAAGCGCCGACCGGCAGCCTCACCGTCCCGACCGGCCCACTGTCAGGAACCGTGACCCTGTCGGCGAACGGCAGCGACGCCGGCTCCGGCGTCACCTCCGTGAAGATCCAGTACCAGGCCTCCGACGGCAGCTGGGTCGACTGCGGCACCGGCACGGCGTCGGCCTCCTGCAGCCTCGACACCACCAAGCTCTCCGACGGGCCCCACGACTTCCGGGCGGTCGTCACCGACGCCGCCGGCAACACCACCGTCCAGGGCCCGGTCAGCCGCACCGTCGTCAACGGCACGGCAACGGTCTCGATCACCAGCCCCGCGGCGAACGCCAGCCTCGACGGCACGGTGAACGTGACCGGCACCTACAGCTCGCCGAACGGCGTCCAGAGCGCGAAGCTGGAGTACCAGGCCGCGCCCGGCGGCGCCTGGCAGACCGTCTGCGCGCCGACCGCCTCCCCGTTCGCCTGTGCCTGGAACACCACTTCGCTCGCCAACGGCAGCTACAACCTGCGCGCCACGGTCACCCCGACGTACGGCGCGGCCGTCACCAGCACCGTCGCGGTCAAGGTCCTGCACCCCTTCTCCAACGTGGCCATCTCCAGTCCGACCGGCGGCACGGTGACGGGCCCGGTCGCCATCACCGGCCCGGTGAGCTCGTCGGGCACGATCAGCAAGGTCGTCGTCACCGCGACCCCGACCGGAACCACCGGCGGCACCGCGCTGACCGCCTGCACGGCCACCAACCCGACCAACGGCGGCAACTTCTCCTGCACCTGGGCCACGGGCTCGGTGCCCGGCGGCAGCAACATCGTCTACGGCACCTACCAGCTGACCGCGACGATGACCGACGTCAACGGCACCAAGACGTCGAACTCCGTGACCGTCCTGGTCGATAACATCGTGGCCAGCGTGGTCCTGGGCGACCTGCCTGCCAACATCAAGGGGACCAGCCAGACCCTGACGGCGACCGCCACCTCCAACGCCGGCATCAGCGGGGTCCGGTTCCAGGGGACCTCCAACGGGACGACCACGACGCTGTGCACCGCCACCCTGTCGGGTGGGATCTGGTCCTGCCCGTGGAACATCTCCGGCATCACCTACGGCGCCTACGACGTCCAGGCCGTGATGACCACGAACGTCGGCGCGAGGGTGGTCAGCTCCGCCCCCAAGTCCACGGCGGTCGACAACCGGACGTTGGCCGGTGGGGCCGTCACCATCACCAACGGGCCCGGCGGCGCGGACAAGATCATCAACAACGGAGACAAGATCGCCTTCACCTACAGCGGGCTTGTCGACCCGTCGTCGATCATGTCCGGACTGACCTACAACGGTGGACCCCTCGGCGTCACCGTCACCATGGACCGCAGCGGCAACGGGGTGAGCATGCACGTCAACGCCAACGTCGGCGACCTGCTCGTGGATGCCTCCCCGCCGTACATCTCGGGCAGCACCGTGCTGACGTTCAGTGGGTCGACGCTCTCGGCGACCAAGGGGACGGTGAACGGCTACCCGGTGACCGTGATCACCCTGACCCTCGGCGTGCCGTCGTCCAACGGCGAGGGCAGCAAGGACACGCCCACCATCACTTGGACGCCCCCGGCGGTGACCGACATGTTCGGCGTGCCCTGCGACCAGACGCCCAAGCCCGGCAACGGCAGCTTCTGA
- the mshD gene encoding mycothiol synthase, translating to MDIQTGDIETGDIEQIAAAAEAADGAAPLDEATWLALRHHPERVRRWASEHGFALLIGDELTLVVHPDARARGEGASLLDGVLAKASGPLSAWSHGDHPAAAALAKRHGFDRVRELWVMRRPSSVPLPPLREPEGVAVRGYRPEDAEELVRVNAAAFASHPEQGAMDEANLAERMAEPWFDPAGLLVAMDGEQLLGFHWTKRHSPELGEVYVVGIDPAAQGRGLGKALTLAGLHHLVDGGAREILLYVESDNAPAVAVYSGLGFEHASADTHVMYRWG from the coding sequence GTGGACATCCAGACCGGCGACATCGAGACGGGCGACATCGAGCAGATCGCGGCCGCGGCCGAGGCGGCCGACGGCGCCGCGCCCCTGGACGAGGCGACCTGGCTGGCGCTGCGGCACCACCCGGAGCGGGTGCGGCGGTGGGCGTCGGAGCACGGGTTCGCCCTGCTCATCGGAGACGAGCTGACGCTGGTCGTGCACCCCGACGCCCGGGCGCGGGGCGAGGGGGCGTCGCTGCTGGACGGCGTACTCGCCAAGGCCTCCGGCCCGCTGTCCGCCTGGTCGCACGGCGACCACCCCGCGGCCGCGGCGCTGGCGAAGCGGCACGGCTTCGACCGGGTGCGGGAGCTGTGGGTGATGCGCCGGCCGTCCTCGGTGCCGCTGCCTCCGCTGCGGGAGCCGGAGGGGGTGGCCGTGCGCGGCTACCGGCCCGAGGACGCCGAGGAGCTGGTTCGGGTCAACGCGGCGGCGTTCGCGAGCCACCCCGAGCAGGGCGCGATGGACGAGGCGAACCTCGCCGAGCGGATGGCCGAGCCGTGGTTCGACCCCGCGGGGCTGCTCGTGGCGATGGACGGCGAGCAATTGCTCGGCTTCCACTGGACGAAGCGGCACTCCCCCGAGCTCGGCGAGGTGTACGTCGTCGGCATCGACCCGGCCGCCCAGGGCCGCGGCCTCGGGAAGGCGCTCACGCTCGCCGGCCTGCACCACCTCGTCGACGGCGGGGCGCGGGAGATCCTGCTCTACGTCGAGTCCGACAACGCGCCCGCGGTCGCGGTCTACTCCGGGCTCGGCTTCGAGCACGCCTCCGCCGACACGCACGTGATGTATCGGTGGGGGTAG